The Bacillus xiapuensis genome window below encodes:
- a CDS encoding Na(+)/H(+) antiporter subunit F1 — MKISLVCFSLAMLGLIYRLIKGPTTPDRVVALDAIGINLVAIVGILSMLLKTHEFLDVILLIGILAFIGTISFAKFLEKGEIIENERRH, encoded by the coding sequence ATGAAAATATCGCTGGTTTGTTTTTCATTAGCTATGCTCGGTCTCATCTACCGGCTGATCAAGGGACCCACCACTCCGGATCGCGTGGTAGCGTTAGATGCCATTGGAATCAATCTCGTCGCCATTGTCGGCATATTATCAATGCTGTTAAAAACCCATGAGTTTTTGGATGTCATTCTATTAATCGGAATTCTAGCGTTCATCGGTACGATCTCTTTCGCTAAATTCCTTGAGAAAGGAGAGATTATTGAAAATGAACGCCGTCATTGA
- a CDS encoding hotdog fold thioesterase — protein sequence MEQNKTLISALGMEYKEIGEGQVVMTMPVDDRTRQPFGFLHGGASVALAETAASVGTAHLIDQEKEICFGLEINANHVKAKREGTVTAIAKVVHRGRSTMVWDIRIQDEQEQLICLSRCTMAVLPKKS from the coding sequence ATGGAACAGAACAAGACGCTGATATCCGCTCTAGGCATGGAGTATAAGGAAATCGGGGAGGGCCAAGTTGTGATGACGATGCCTGTTGATGACCGAACGCGGCAGCCGTTTGGTTTTCTCCATGGCGGAGCTTCTGTTGCTTTAGCCGAAACTGCAGCCAGCGTGGGGACCGCTCATTTGATTGATCAGGAAAAAGAGATATGCTTCGGACTTGAAATCAATGCGAATCATGTGAAAGCCAAAAGGGAAGGAACGGTGACAGCGATCGCAAAAGTCGTTCATCGCGGCCGCTCCACTATGGTATGGGACATTCGTATTCAAGACGAACAGGAGCAGCTCATTTGCCTTTCACGCTGCACGATGGCGGTCCTTCCGAAGAAAAGCTAG
- the mnhG gene encoding monovalent cation/H(+) antiporter subunit G: MNAVIDAAIILFLILGAFLCLVAAFGVIRLPDIYTRNHAASKAATLGVMFTLMAVFLYFYLIEGHFNSRVLLGIIFVFITAPVSGHLISRAAYNSGVKLSENSIRDDLKDKK; encoded by the coding sequence ATGAACGCCGTCATTGATGCAGCGATCATTCTCTTCTTGATTTTAGGTGCGTTTTTATGCTTAGTAGCGGCTTTTGGGGTTATTAGGCTGCCAGACATCTATACAAGGAACCATGCGGCCTCCAAAGCGGCCACCCTCGGCGTTATGTTTACGCTGATGGCTGTCTTTCTTTACTTTTACTTAATTGAAGGGCATTTTAATTCCCGAGTGCTGCTCGGAATTATCTTCGTCTTTATTACGGCGCCGGTATCCGGACATCTAATCAGTCGTGCTGCCTATAATTCCGGAGTCAAACTGTCTGAAAACAGCATCCGCGACGATTTAAAAGATAAGAAATAA
- a CDS encoding DUF2188 domain-containing protein, which yields MPWNQKDYPDSMKNLPLKVRNKAIEIANALLDEGYDEGRSIAIAIDRARSAVGKGHGSDGGRPVYHVQPDDEGRGWRLMKEDGHKPLAKADAKEELTALAKQYAKKHEGILVIHRADGSEAETLYDH from the coding sequence ATGCCTTGGAACCAAAAGGATTATCCTGATTCGATGAAGAATTTGCCTTTAAAGGTGAGGAATAAAGCGATTGAAATTGCCAATGCCCTGCTTGATGAAGGATATGACGAGGGCCGGTCGATTGCTATTGCGATTGATCGGGCTCGCAGTGCGGTCGGAAAAGGGCATGGAAGCGATGGCGGCCGCCCGGTGTATCATGTGCAGCCTGACGATGAAGGCAGAGGCTGGCGCCTGATGAAGGAAGACGGGCACAAGCCGCTGGCAAAAGCGGATGCGAAGGAAGAGCTGACAGCTCTTGCCAAACAGTATGCGAAGAAGCATGAGGGCATTCTTGTGATTCACCGGGCGGATGGCAGTGAAGCAGAAACCCTCTATGATCATTAA
- a CDS encoding Na+/H+ antiporter subunit D, with protein sequence MTNLLILPILIPLLTAIVLIFLSKWITAQRILSAVSAAGTFAACMILLRTVQEDGIQTLNLSSWQAPFGITLVSDMLSVLLVSTSTLITFCVILYSFRSIGKQRERFYYYPAIQFMLVGVNGAFTTGDIFNLFVFFEVMLMASYLLIVIGGTKIQLSESIKYILVNVISSAIFVITVAFLYSVVGTLNMADVSRRIAEIGQPPIITVIAVLFLIVFGIKGAIFPLYFWMPGSYQAPPVPILALFGSLLTKVGVYSILRTYSLFFYHDQPFTHELLNMLAILTIIAGVIGAIAYWDVKKIIIYNIIIAVGVLAFGISLATEEAYKGTIFYLIHDMIIKAALFLLIGVMIKITGTSNLRNMGGLIKKYPLLGWTFLVAAFALAGIPPLSGFVGKFLIVRAGFAEGAYIGSLVVLLSSLFVLYSVIKIFMNGFWKAPADYPGEEKQPVHYLWMPAAILVVVSILYGVGAEGMFPLISQATDALIDPAIYIDAVLKE encoded by the coding sequence ATGACTAATCTTTTAATATTGCCGATTCTGATTCCTCTTTTGACCGCCATTGTATTAATTTTCTTAAGCAAATGGATCACGGCGCAGCGAATCCTCTCTGCCGTATCGGCAGCGGGCACGTTCGCCGCGTGTATGATCCTATTGCGAACTGTGCAAGAAGACGGCATTCAAACATTAAATCTCAGCAGCTGGCAAGCGCCGTTTGGGATTACGCTCGTATCCGATATGCTGTCTGTTCTGCTCGTTTCTACATCCACGCTGATTACGTTCTGTGTGATTCTTTATTCATTCCGCTCCATCGGCAAGCAGAGGGAACGCTTCTACTATTACCCGGCAATCCAATTTATGCTTGTCGGGGTAAACGGCGCTTTTACGACAGGTGATATTTTTAACTTGTTTGTCTTCTTTGAAGTAATGCTAATGGCGTCTTATTTATTAATCGTGATTGGCGGAACAAAAATCCAACTGAGCGAATCGATTAAATATATTTTAGTCAATGTCATTTCTTCCGCCATTTTTGTCATCACGGTTGCCTTCCTGTACTCGGTTGTCGGCACATTGAATATGGCGGATGTCTCAAGAAGAATTGCCGAAATCGGGCAGCCGCCGATCATCACAGTGATCGCCGTTCTGTTTTTGATTGTATTCGGCATAAAGGGGGCCATTTTTCCGCTTTACTTCTGGATGCCCGGCTCTTACCAGGCGCCTCCGGTACCGATCCTTGCATTATTCGGCTCCTTGCTGACCAAAGTCGGCGTGTACTCCATTTTGCGGACATACTCGCTGTTCTTTTATCACGATCAGCCCTTTACCCATGAGCTGCTTAACATGCTGGCGATTCTGACGATCATCGCTGGGGTGATTGGCGCCATCGCTTACTGGGATGTCAAAAAAATTATTATTTATAACATTATTATTGCCGTCGGCGTCTTAGCGTTTGGCATTTCTCTAGCCACTGAGGAAGCCTACAAAGGAACGATCTTTTATTTAATTCATGACATGATCATCAAAGCCGCGCTATTCTTGCTGATTGGTGTTATGATCAAGATTACTGGCACAAGCAATTTACGGAATATGGGCGGATTAATCAAGAAATACCCGCTTCTTGGCTGGACGTTTCTCGTCGCGGCCTTCGCACTCGCCGGCATCCCGCCGCTCAGCGGATTTGTAGGCAAGTTTCTCATCGTACGAGCCGGCTTTGCCGAAGGTGCTTACATCGGATCGCTGGTTGTTCTGCTGTCAAGCCTGTTTGTTCTTTACTCAGTGATCAAAATCTTTATGAACGGCTTTTGGAAAGCGCCTGCTGATTATCCGGGGGAAGAAAAGCAGCCAGTTCACTATTTATGGATGCCTGCAGCGATTCTCGTCGTCGTTTCCATTCTTTACGGGGTGGGTGCGGAAGGAATGTTTCCGCTTATTTCTCAAGCCACTGATGCCCTTATAGATCCGGCAATCTATATTGACGCAGTGTTAAAGGAGTAA
- a CDS encoding Na+/H+ antiporter subunit A codes for MSLLHVAIISPFLMAILVPFLYKGLRSIHTGWFVLALPILLFTYFLQWLPVTRKNEAIQESMNWIPSLGIKFTAYVDGLGILFALLITGIGALVVLYSVFYLSKERENLHNFYVYLLMFMGAMLGVVLSDNLITLYMFWELTSISSFLLIAYWYDRERSRYGALKSMLITVFGGLSMLGGFLLLSIMGETFSIRELVAQAGELNDHPLFLFAMVLVLLGAFTKSAQFPFYIWLPDAMEAPTPVSAYLHSATMVKAGIYLVARLSPIFAFSEYWFWLVGGIGIFTLFWGSFNAVKQTDLKGILAFSTVSQLGLIMSLLGAGAAALHYDSLKDNIYTAATIAAVFHLINHATFKGSLFMVVGIVDHETGTRDIRKLGGLLGLMPVTFTIAVIGAFSMAGLPPFNGFLSKEMFFTGMIQLLNVDIFNLQTWGMLFPVLAWVGSVFTFIYSMMIVFKTFTGKLQPEKLPRTPHEAPFGMLVSPMILAALVVLFGIFPNLLSYSLIQPAVAAVIPSLIGPGEQVPVHISHWHGFKPELFMTIGVVALGTAMYVTLNKWSKVYQLFPGKVTLNALYDTGLYSAERGSYTLTKSYMTGFIRTYLVYIFAFFIGILGFTMWNQQAFTFKTDQLAPIGVYEVVLVLVIAASLVTILSAKSRLTSIIALGAVGSAVSLFFVIFRAPDLALTQLVIETVSVALFLLCFYHLPQLSRHEERMSFRLGNLLVSAGVGIVVVLIAISAHSNKMFESISKYYVENTYDKAGGENMVNVILVDFRGFDTLFEVCVLGIAALGIYGMIKLRLEKKGGKSDENE; via the coding sequence TTGTCTTTATTGCATGTAGCCATCATTTCTCCTTTTTTAATGGCTATTCTTGTTCCTTTTCTTTATAAAGGACTTCGAAGCATACATACAGGCTGGTTTGTGCTTGCCTTGCCTATCTTGCTATTTACCTACTTTCTGCAATGGCTCCCAGTCACTCGCAAAAACGAAGCCATACAGGAATCGATGAACTGGATTCCATCACTCGGCATTAAGTTTACTGCTTATGTGGACGGGCTGGGCATTCTGTTTGCCCTGCTGATTACCGGAATCGGCGCGCTTGTGGTGCTTTATTCGGTCTTTTATTTGTCGAAAGAAAGGGAAAACCTGCATAATTTCTATGTTTATCTGCTTATGTTCATGGGAGCCATGCTTGGTGTCGTTTTGTCGGACAATCTGATCACCTTGTACATGTTCTGGGAATTGACATCGATCTCTTCGTTCTTATTGATCGCTTACTGGTATGATCGCGAACGTTCCCGTTATGGCGCGCTGAAATCGATGCTCATCACTGTGTTCGGCGGCCTTTCCATGCTGGGCGGATTCTTGCTGCTTTCCATTATGGGGGAGACATTCAGCATTCGTGAACTAGTTGCTCAAGCGGGAGAATTAAATGATCATCCGCTGTTCCTGTTCGCCATGGTGCTCGTATTGCTGGGAGCCTTTACGAAATCGGCGCAGTTTCCTTTTTACATCTGGCTACCCGATGCGATGGAAGCGCCTACTCCTGTCAGCGCTTATTTACACTCGGCCACAATGGTCAAAGCAGGAATTTATTTAGTCGCTCGCTTAAGCCCGATTTTTGCTTTTTCCGAATACTGGTTCTGGCTTGTAGGCGGAATCGGCATTTTCACGTTGTTCTGGGGATCTTTTAACGCCGTCAAGCAAACCGACTTAAAAGGGATTCTTGCCTTCTCAACCGTGAGTCAGCTCGGTTTAATTATGTCGCTTCTTGGAGCGGGAGCTGCGGCTCTTCATTATGATTCCTTGAAGGATAACATCTACACCGCGGCTACGATTGCTGCCGTTTTTCATTTGATCAACCATGCCACGTTCAAAGGCAGCTTATTTATGGTCGTCGGGATTGTCGATCATGAAACAGGCACGCGCGATATCCGCAAGCTAGGCGGCTTATTGGGGCTGATGCCTGTGACGTTCACCATCGCCGTTATCGGAGCGTTCTCGATGGCTGGATTGCCGCCGTTTAATGGCTTTTTAAGTAAAGAGATGTTCTTTACGGGCATGATTCAATTACTGAATGTGGATATTTTCAACTTGCAAACATGGGGCATGCTCTTTCCGGTTCTCGCCTGGGTAGGAAGTGTGTTTACGTTCATTTACAGTATGATGATTGTATTCAAGACCTTCACCGGAAAGCTTCAGCCGGAAAAATTACCGAGAACACCGCATGAAGCGCCCTTCGGCATGCTGGTTTCGCCAATGATTTTAGCGGCGCTCGTTGTATTATTCGGCATTTTCCCAAATCTATTGTCCTACAGCCTCATTCAGCCGGCGGTTGCAGCGGTGATCCCTTCTCTGATCGGTCCCGGCGAACAGGTGCCTGTTCACATTTCGCATTGGCACGGCTTTAAGCCCGAGCTGTTTATGACCATCGGCGTGGTGGCTCTCGGAACGGCTATGTATGTGACGCTGAATAAATGGAGTAAAGTTTATCAGCTATTCCCTGGAAAGGTCACATTAAATGCGCTGTATGACACGGGGCTTTATTCGGCCGAGCGGGGTTCCTATACACTGACGAAATCCTATATGACCGGATTTATCCGCACGTATCTCGTCTATATTTTCGCCTTTTTTATCGGCATCCTCGGCTTTACAATGTGGAACCAACAAGCATTTACCTTTAAAACTGATCAGCTGGCACCGATCGGCGTGTATGAAGTGGTCCTTGTGCTGGTGATTGCTGCCAGTCTTGTAACGATTCTTTCCGCAAAATCGCGATTGACTTCCATCATCGCTTTAGGGGCCGTCGGTTCGGCCGTATCTTTATTTTTCGTCATTTTCCGGGCTCCGGACTTGGCGCTGACACAATTAGTGATAGAAACAGTATCTGTGGCCCTGTTCCTGCTTTGTTTCTATCATTTGCCTCAGCTCAGCCGCCACGAGGAGCGAATGAGCTTCAGATTAGGAAATTTATTGGTGTCTGCCGGCGTTGGAATCGTCGTCGTTCTTATAGCTATTTCCGCTCACAGCAATAAAATGTTTGAATCAATTTCTAAGTATTACGTGGAAAATACGTATGATAAAGCGGGCGGAGAAAACATGGTCAATGTCATTCTCGTTGACTTCCGCGGATTTGATACATTATTTGAAGTTTGCGTACTGGGCATTGCCGCTCTCGGCATTTATGGAATGATCAAGCTTCGGTTGGAAAAGAAAGGGGGAAAATCGGATGAAAACGAATGA
- a CDS encoding Na(+)/H(+) antiporter subunit B: MKTNDVILQTASKVVFFIIILFSIHLFFTGHYHPGGGFVGGLMTSGAIVLLLLAYDIETVSKGFPIDYKILIAIGLFFAAGTAAGALLFNVPFLTHAFGYFDLPLLGKTSLHTAVLFDTGVYLTVIGVTMTIIQTIGESE; this comes from the coding sequence ATGAAAACGAATGATGTGATTTTACAAACCGCCAGTAAAGTAGTGTTCTTTATTATCATCCTCTTTTCCATCCACTTATTCTTCACCGGGCATTATCATCCCGGCGGAGGCTTCGTAGGCGGGCTGATGACGTCAGGAGCGATTGTTCTCCTGCTTCTCGCCTACGACATTGAAACGGTGTCTAAAGGCTTTCCGATCGATTATAAAATATTGATCGCCATCGGCCTGTTCTTTGCAGCCGGTACAGCCGCAGGCGCTCTATTATTCAATGTTCCGTTTTTAACGCATGCTTTCGGTTATTTCGACTTGCCGCTGCTTGGAAAGACTTCCCTGCATACAGCGGTCCTGTTCGATACGGGCGTGTATTTAACTGTCATCGGTGTGACCATGACCATTATTCAAACGATAGGAGAGAGTGAATAA
- a CDS encoding Na+/H+ antiporter family protein has product MNAVVVAVIVMLLLSLLRVNVVFSLITGALIGGAIGGLGIDGTIEAFTEGVGGGANVALSYAMLGGFAVAISSTGLPNALVEFVLKYVGKQGDTRAKKLSRALIIFFILLMACFSQNLIPIHIAFIPLLIPPLLKILNELQVDRRLVATVLTFGLVTPYMLLPVGFGQIFHEIIASNITASGLKVEMHQIPTAMLFPASGMVVGLLIAVFFSYRKPRTYNKPIVPVTLEGNKGYSVKGIIWSVVAIIAALAAQIWTESMVFGALAGIVVLYASKSISWNEADRLLTDGMRMMAFIGFVMIAASGFAKVMSETGDVEQLVKQAASAIGGNQVLGALLMLIVGLLVTLGIGSSFSTIPIIATIYVPLALELGFSPMATIVLVGTAGALGDAGSPASDSTLGPTSGLNVDGQHNHIWDSCVPTFLHFNIPVILIGWLAAIML; this is encoded by the coding sequence ATGAATGCTGTTGTAGTAGCTGTCATCGTCATGCTTCTCCTCAGTTTATTACGTGTCAATGTTGTTTTTTCATTAATTACGGGTGCACTGATCGGGGGAGCCATTGGCGGTTTAGGAATAGATGGAACGATTGAAGCGTTTACGGAAGGAGTGGGCGGCGGTGCTAATGTGGCGTTAAGCTATGCCATGCTTGGCGGCTTTGCGGTCGCCATTTCCAGCACAGGGCTTCCGAATGCGCTAGTGGAATTTGTGTTGAAGTATGTCGGTAAACAAGGGGATACGCGGGCTAAAAAGCTGTCACGGGCACTGATTATCTTTTTTATTTTACTTATGGCTTGTTTCTCGCAAAACTTGATTCCGATTCACATTGCTTTCATTCCGCTTTTGATTCCGCCGCTGCTAAAAATTCTAAATGAACTGCAGGTGGATCGGCGTTTGGTGGCAACGGTTCTTACCTTTGGATTAGTCACGCCGTATATGCTGCTTCCAGTGGGTTTCGGGCAAATTTTTCATGAAATTATCGCCTCGAATATTACGGCGAGCGGCTTGAAAGTGGAAATGCACCAAATTCCGACAGCCATGCTGTTTCCAGCGAGCGGCATGGTTGTCGGATTGCTCATCGCCGTGTTCTTTTCTTACCGAAAACCGCGAACTTACAATAAACCGATCGTGCCGGTTACTTTAGAAGGAAATAAAGGGTACTCTGTGAAAGGAATTATTTGGTCGGTCGTGGCAATTATCGCGGCGCTTGCTGCACAAATATGGACTGAATCGATGGTGTTTGGCGCACTGGCCGGTATCGTCGTTCTCTATGCGTCCAAGTCGATCAGCTGGAATGAGGCGGATCGGCTGCTTACAGATGGCATGCGGATGATGGCCTTTATCGGCTTTGTGATGATTGCCGCGTCCGGTTTTGCCAAAGTGATGAGCGAAACAGGGGACGTTGAACAGCTGGTGAAGCAGGCGGCCAGCGCAATCGGCGGCAACCAAGTGCTGGGTGCTTTGCTGATGCTGATTGTTGGATTGCTCGTTACATTGGGCATCGGTTCTTCCTTTTCAACCATTCCAATTATCGCAACGATCTATGTTCCGCTTGCATTAGAGCTCGGCTTTAGCCCAATGGCAACGATCGTTCTTGTTGGAACGGCCGGAGCGCTTGGAGATGCGGGATCGCCGGCTTCCGACAGCACGCTTGGACCGACATCCGGTTTAAATGTTGACGGACAGCATAATCATATTTGGGACTCATGTGTGCCGACTTTCTTGCATTTCAACATCCCGGTCATTCTCATTGGCTGGCTGGCAGCAATTATGCTGTAA
- a CDS encoding Na(+)/H(+) antiporter subunit C codes for MEILMSIVAGLLLASAVYLMLSKSLLRIIIGTGLLSHGAHLLILTMGGLKSGAAPLLGQHAKAYVDPLPQALILTAIVISFGVTAFFLVLAYRAYQELGTDNMDEMRGTKAND; via the coding sequence ATGGAGATATTAATGTCTATTGTAGCTGGATTGCTGCTGGCAAGCGCCGTGTATTTGATGCTGTCTAAAAGCTTGCTGCGCATCATTATCGGCACGGGGCTTTTAAGCCATGGCGCCCATCTATTGATCCTTACGATGGGCGGACTGAAAAGCGGGGCAGCGCCGCTTTTGGGGCAGCACGCGAAAGCGTATGTCGATCCGCTGCCGCAGGCGCTGATCTTAACGGCTATCGTCATCAGCTTCGGCGTCACCGCTTTTTTTCTGGTGCTCGCTTACCGGGCTTATCAGGAGCTGGGCACCGACAATATGGACGAGATGAGAGGTACGAAAGCCAATGACTAA
- the nhaC gene encoding Na+/H+ antiporter NhaC: MKKKKTPSLAIALIPILAMITLLFIGIFVFEADPHIPLLFSAIIAAFIAMYLGHTWLEIEKGIIRAVSLSLQALLILLVIGTIMATWLAGGIVPTMIYYGLDLLSAAYFLPAAAVICSIVAIASGNAWTAAGTIGIAIMGIGTGLGIDPAMVAGAVISGCYFGDKISPLSETTNMAPGITGVDLFDHIKHMLYTTIPALLISVILYFFIGLSLKEKAAGLEEIAALQRNLSEIFIISPWLLLVPAVVLLLIIAKIPALPGLVIGSITGAFVAVLIQGTSIGEVLGVMVNGFQLETGHEMLDSLLNNGGTEAMMYTISLVMIAMSFGGILEVSGILETLVHHLLKLAKSTGSLIATTAATCITANIVACDQYLSILLPGRMYISAYRKRKLHPKNLSRTLEDAGTMTSPLVPWNTCGAFMTATLGVSTFQYAPYAFLCLISPLIALLYGFTGFNITRLSDEEMAAMEAEERKNGTSQVAHEEKLPRTFDAL; this comes from the coding sequence ATGAAAAAAAAGAAAACACCCTCTTTAGCCATCGCTTTGATTCCAATCCTGGCGATGATCACATTGTTATTTATCGGTATTTTTGTATTTGAAGCAGATCCTCATATTCCCCTTCTGTTCAGCGCCATCATTGCTGCCTTTATAGCGATGTATTTGGGGCACACATGGCTGGAAATTGAAAAAGGAATCATCCGCGCCGTGTCGCTATCCTTGCAGGCGCTGCTGATTTTACTCGTCATTGGAACTATCATGGCCACTTGGCTGGCTGGCGGGATTGTGCCAACGATGATCTATTATGGGCTTGATCTTTTATCCGCCGCTTATTTTCTTCCGGCAGCGGCCGTTATTTGCAGCATTGTTGCCATTGCTTCAGGCAATGCCTGGACGGCTGCTGGAACAATCGGCATCGCGATCATGGGAATTGGCACGGGTCTCGGCATCGATCCCGCAATGGTGGCGGGAGCTGTCATTTCCGGATGCTATTTCGGTGATAAAATCTCTCCCTTATCCGAGACTACCAATATGGCTCCTGGCATTACAGGCGTCGATTTGTTCGATCATATTAAACATATGCTTTACACGACGATCCCCGCATTGCTTATTTCCGTGATCCTGTATTTCTTTATCGGCCTGTCTTTGAAAGAAAAAGCGGCCGGCCTAGAAGAAATTGCAGCTTTGCAGCGAAATTTAAGCGAAATTTTTATCATTAGCCCTTGGCTCCTGCTTGTTCCGGCTGTTGTTCTTCTATTGATTATTGCGAAGATTCCGGCACTTCCCGGGCTGGTTATCGGCTCTATTACAGGGGCATTTGTCGCTGTGCTGATTCAAGGGACGAGCATCGGCGAGGTTCTCGGCGTAATGGTTAACGGGTTTCAGCTGGAAACCGGCCACGAAATGCTGGACAGCTTATTAAATAACGGCGGTACCGAAGCTATGATGTACACCATTTCATTGGTGATGATTGCGATGAGCTTTGGAGGCATTCTGGAAGTGAGCGGCATACTAGAGACGCTCGTCCATCACTTATTAAAGCTCGCCAAATCCACGGGCAGCTTAATCGCAACAACAGCGGCCACTTGCATTACAGCAAATATTGTTGCTTGCGATCAATATTTATCCATTCTTCTCCCCGGCCGCATGTATATTAGCGCTTACCGCAAGCGAAAGCTTCATCCGAAAAATTTATCGCGCACACTGGAAGATGCCGGCACGATGACCTCTCCCCTCGTTCCTTGGAACACATGCGGAGCCTTCATGACGGCGACACTTGGCGTTTCGACCTTTCAATATGCACCGTATGCGTTTCTATGCCTGATCAGTCCATTGATCGCTCTCCTTTATGGATTCACCGGCTTTAACATTACTAGACTTTCGGATGAAGAGATGGCAGCAATGGAAGCCGAAGAGCGGAAAAACGGCACTTCTCAAGTCGCTCATGAAGAAAAGCTGCCGCGTACCTTTGACGCTCTGTAA
- a CDS encoding Na+/H+ antiporter subunit E, with translation MAFQILLNFFLAFLWMFLKVSFTSSTFIIGYLLGLILIYGMRRFFSTEFYMKRVLAVIYLILLFFKELLMANIDVLKVILKPKLDIQPGIFALPTELESDWEITLLANLITLTPGTLVVDISDDHKTLYIHAIDLPDVHEAIDGIKNSFEKAIMEVSRNA, from the coding sequence ATGGCTTTTCAAATTTTACTTAATTTCTTTTTAGCGTTTCTCTGGATGTTTCTGAAGGTGTCCTTTACAAGCTCGACTTTCATCATCGGATATCTCCTTGGCTTGATCTTGATCTATGGCATGCGGCGATTTTTTTCCACTGAATTTTATATGAAACGGGTGTTAGCGGTCATTTATTTAATTCTTCTGTTTTTCAAAGAATTGCTCATGGCCAATATTGATGTATTGAAGGTAATACTAAAGCCAAAGCTGGATATTCAGCCTGGAATCTTTGCTCTTCCTACTGAGCTGGAGTCCGATTGGGAAATCACATTGCTGGCCAATTTAATTACGCTAACGCCAGGTACGCTCGTGGTGGATATTTCAGATGATCATAAAACATTGTATATCCACGCGATCGACTTGCCGGATGTCCATGAGGCGATTGACGGCATAAAAAACTCGTTTGAGAAAGCCATTATGGAGGTGAGCCGCAATGCTTGA